A genomic region of Microlunatus sagamiharensis contains the following coding sequences:
- a CDS encoding alpha-galactosidase, with protein MPTPLPPTCIALGAAGVSLVLDLAGDRLPSVLHWGAQLPPLTDDDALALSEAVAAVPAPSSVDAPVRIALLPEHWTGWTGRPGLSGSRAGAGWSPKFVVTGATLDGAAVAPDRVTNAGAAVLVVEAADADARLELRLTVELTPEGLVRLRARVTSGADGYAVQDLVLALPVPAVAREVLDLAGRWGKERVPQRSRLDVGTHLREGRRGRTGPDAATVLHVGTPGFGFASGEVWAVHTGWSGNHTHYAERLSTGEQVVGGGELLLPGEVVLAAGESYESPWVYAAYGTGLDEVARRFHRFLRARPQHPSTERPVTINVWEAVYFDHANHAKLIELARLAAAAGVERYVLDDGWFGARRNDSAGLGDWTVSPDVWPDGLHPLADEVTRLGMQLGLWFEPEMVNEDSDVARAHPEWIMATGGRLPVEARRQQVINIGIPECYAHVRDQVLAILDEYPISYVKWDHNRDLVDAGTQPLGRAGVHEQTLAFYRLVDEIKAAHPGLEIESCSSGGARVDLGVLERTDRIWVSDCIDPLERQLMHRWTTQLVPPELMGAHVASGHSHTTGRRHELRFRAATAIWGHLGVEWDLTAASEAELAELAGWIAFYKEHRALLLGGDLVRIDCPDDALLAGGVVAHDRRSAIYSFASVSRSDVAVVGTVPLPGLDPDLRYSVTPVMTDSPPAGLVPPRWWHAGVTGTEDHALAAQLGPRRLVPEERGPVVLTGAALGRVGLTVPPTHPEQAAVYLVEAVR; from the coding sequence GTGCCCACGCCACTCCCCCCGACCTGCATCGCCCTCGGTGCCGCCGGCGTCAGCCTCGTCCTCGACCTGGCCGGCGACCGGCTGCCGAGCGTGCTGCACTGGGGCGCGCAGCTCCCCCCGCTCACCGACGACGACGCCCTCGCGCTCAGTGAGGCGGTGGCCGCGGTCCCCGCCCCGAGCTCCGTCGACGCGCCAGTCCGCATCGCGCTCCTGCCCGAGCACTGGACGGGCTGGACCGGTCGGCCGGGCCTGAGCGGCTCGCGCGCCGGCGCGGGCTGGTCGCCGAAGTTCGTCGTCACCGGCGCGACGCTCGACGGCGCGGCCGTGGCTCCCGACCGGGTCACCAACGCCGGCGCCGCCGTGCTGGTCGTCGAGGCCGCCGACGCCGACGCCCGGCTCGAGCTGCGGCTGACCGTCGAGCTCACACCCGAGGGCCTCGTCCGGCTGCGGGCGCGGGTGACGAGCGGGGCCGACGGGTACGCGGTCCAGGACCTCGTCCTCGCCCTGCCCGTCCCCGCCGTGGCGCGCGAGGTCCTCGACCTCGCCGGCCGCTGGGGCAAGGAGCGCGTCCCGCAGCGCTCGCGCCTGGACGTCGGCACGCACCTGCGCGAGGGCCGACGCGGTCGCACCGGCCCCGACGCCGCGACGGTCCTGCACGTCGGCACGCCGGGCTTCGGCTTCGCCTCCGGCGAGGTCTGGGCCGTCCACACCGGGTGGAGCGGCAACCACACGCACTACGCCGAGCGGCTCTCCACCGGCGAGCAGGTCGTCGGGGGCGGCGAGCTGCTCCTACCGGGCGAGGTCGTGCTGGCGGCCGGGGAGTCGTACGAGTCGCCGTGGGTCTACGCCGCGTACGGGACGGGCCTGGACGAGGTCGCCCGCCGCTTCCACCGCTTCCTCCGTGCGCGGCCGCAGCACCCGAGCACCGAGCGTCCCGTGACGATCAACGTGTGGGAGGCCGTCTACTTCGACCACGCGAACCACGCGAAGCTGATCGAGCTGGCCCGTCTGGCCGCCGCCGCGGGGGTCGAGCGCTACGTGCTCGACGACGGGTGGTTCGGTGCCCGGCGCAACGACTCCGCCGGGCTCGGCGACTGGACCGTCTCCCCCGACGTGTGGCCCGACGGGCTGCACCCCCTGGCCGACGAGGTGACGCGGCTCGGCATGCAGCTGGGGCTGTGGTTCGAGCCGGAGATGGTCAACGAGGACTCCGACGTGGCCCGCGCCCACCCCGAGTGGATCATGGCCACGGGCGGCCGGCTCCCGGTCGAGGCCCGCCGCCAGCAGGTGATCAACATCGGCATCCCCGAGTGCTACGCCCACGTCCGCGACCAGGTGCTGGCGATCCTCGACGAGTACCCGATCTCCTACGTCAAGTGGGACCACAACCGCGACCTCGTCGACGCGGGCACCCAGCCGCTCGGCCGCGCGGGCGTGCACGAGCAGACGCTCGCCTTCTACCGCCTCGTCGACGAGATCAAGGCCGCGCACCCCGGGCTGGAGATCGAGTCCTGCTCCTCCGGCGGCGCGCGCGTCGACCTCGGGGTCCTGGAGCGGACCGACCGCATCTGGGTCTCGGACTGCATCGACCCGCTCGAGCGGCAGCTGATGCACCGCTGGACCACCCAGCTGGTGCCCCCGGAGCTCATGGGCGCGCACGTCGCCTCGGGGCACTCGCACACCACCGGTCGACGTCACGAGCTGCGGTTCCGGGCGGCGACGGCGATCTGGGGCCACCTCGGCGTCGAGTGGGACCTGACCGCCGCGAGCGAGGCCGAGCTCGCCGAGCTCGCGGGTTGGATCGCCTTCTACAAGGAGCACCGTGCGCTGCTCCTCGGCGGGGACCTCGTCCGGATCGACTGCCCCGACGACGCGCTGCTCGCGGGCGGGGTCGTCGCCCACGACCGGCGCAGCGCGATCTACTCCTTCGCCTCGGTGTCGCGCTCCGACGTCGCGGTCGTCGGCACCGTCCCGCTGCCGGGGCTCGACCCCGACCTCCGCTACTCCGTGACGCCGGTGATGACCGACTCCCCGCCGGCCGGGCTGGTCCCGCCGCGGTGGTGGCACGCCGGCGTCACCGGGACCGAGGACCACGCGCTCGCCGCGCAGCTCGGCCCGCGCCGGCTCGTGCCCGAGGAGCGCGGTCCGGTCGTCCTGACCGGTGCGGCCCTGGGCCGGGTGGGGCTCACCGTGCCGCCGACCCACCCGGAGCAGGCCGCGGTCTACCTCGTCGAGGCGGTCCGCTGA
- a CDS encoding HAD family hydrolase gives MVLDLDDTLLDHRGSTRRALAGWLGDLGVEVEPSLERAWFEVEDRHFDTWRAGMIGFEEQRRRRLRDFLPLLGRTVGTDGELDVVFGGYLRWYERSWQAFADVRPALDALVARGLVLAVLTNGRAEQQRAKVAALGVEEAVSFVLTSEEVGAAKPAPEAFLATCRRLEVAPDRVLHVGDRHDLDVLAARAAGLRAVHLDRDDVRLEPPEGRITSLAELPARLRD, from the coding sequence GTGGTCCTCGACCTCGACGACACCCTGCTGGACCACCGCGGGTCGACCCGGCGCGCGCTGGCCGGCTGGCTGGGCGACCTCGGCGTCGAGGTCGAGCCGTCGCTGGAGCGGGCGTGGTTCGAGGTCGAGGACCGGCACTTCGACACCTGGCGCGCCGGGATGATCGGGTTCGAGGAGCAGCGTCGTCGCCGGCTGCGCGACTTCCTGCCGCTGCTCGGACGCACGGTCGGGACCGACGGCGAGCTCGACGTCGTCTTCGGCGGCTACCTGCGCTGGTACGAGCGGTCGTGGCAGGCCTTCGCGGACGTGCGCCCGGCGCTCGACGCGCTCGTCGCCCGGGGGCTCGTCCTGGCCGTGCTCACCAACGGCCGGGCCGAGCAGCAGCGGGCCAAGGTGGCGGCCCTCGGGGTCGAGGAGGCGGTGTCGTTCGTCCTCACCTCCGAGGAGGTCGGGGCCGCCAAGCCGGCGCCCGAGGCGTTCCTCGCGACCTGCCGACGACTCGAGGTGGCGCCCGATCGGGTGCTGCACGTCGGCGACCGCCACGACCTCGACGTCCTCGCCGCCCGGGCGGCGGGCCTGCGGGCCGTGCACCTCGACCGTGACGACGTCCGCCTCGAACCGCCCGAGGGGCGGATCACCAGCCTCGCCGAGCTGCCCGCGCGGCTGAGGGACTGA
- a CDS encoding urease accessory protein UreD yields MTTVVVERVGGRHIARLTQDLLRPQVVASGPDRCRIGLLATTALLLGGDEVALEVRVGAGARLDLFDVAGTVAYHGRGAPSAWRARLAVDEGATLTYAGEPFVVADGADVARTLEVDLAEGAAAVVRDTVVLGRAGQVGGRLRSLTRVRRAGEDVLLEDQTLDPDRLRSAPGLLGPHRVLDTLGWFGAAVPSTVGATTFALVDGAGTLTRWLGASLAESPLHRVGLEEVVRSEEVAPVSGR; encoded by the coding sequence GTGACCACCGTCGTCGTCGAGCGGGTCGGCGGCCGCCACATCGCGCGGCTGACGCAGGACCTGCTGCGTCCGCAGGTGGTGGCCTCCGGGCCCGACCGCTGCCGCATCGGGCTGCTCGCGACGACGGCGCTGCTCCTCGGCGGTGACGAGGTCGCGCTCGAGGTGCGGGTGGGGGCCGGTGCGCGGCTCGACCTCTTCGACGTGGCGGGGACCGTCGCCTACCACGGCCGCGGGGCACCGAGCGCCTGGCGCGCCCGCCTCGCGGTGGACGAGGGCGCGACCCTGACCTACGCGGGCGAGCCCTTCGTCGTGGCCGACGGGGCGGACGTCGCGCGGACCCTCGAGGTGGACCTGGCCGAGGGTGCCGCGGCGGTCGTGCGGGACACGGTCGTCCTGGGGCGCGCCGGTCAGGTCGGCGGCCGGCTGCGGTCGCTCACCCGGGTCCGCCGCGCCGGCGAGGACGTCCTGCTCGAGGACCAGACCCTCGACCCCGACCGGCTGCGGTCGGCCCCCGGCCTCCTCGGTCCGCACCGGGTGCTCGACACGCTCGGGTGGTTCGGTGCGGCGGTTCCGTCGACCGTGGGGGCGACGACCTTCGCCCTGGTCGACGGCGCGGGCACGCTGACCCGCTGGCTCGGCGCGAGCCTGGCCGAGTCGCCGTTGCACCGCGTGGGCCTGGAGGAGGTCGTGCGGTCCGAGGAGGTCGCTCCGGTCTCTGGACGCTGA
- the ureG gene encoding urease accessory protein UreG: MPETPTHPSTEPVLSPSKGSGSGGRALRIGVAGPVGTGKSSLIALLCRELGTELSLAVVTNDIYTDEDARFLRSAGVLDPERIRAVETGACPHTAIRDDVTQNLLAVEDLERDFAPVDVVLVESGGDNLTATFSPALVDAQFFVLDVAGGGDVARKGGPGIGRADALVVNKTDLAPYVGVDVEQMVADAEAAREGRTVLPLSRLDPASVARVRAWVLHTLEQFRSGEHVAQDPGPMAPHFHAETGETHSHAHDHEHAH, encoded by the coding sequence GTGCCTGAGACCCCCACCCACCCTTCGACAGAGCCTGTCCTGAGCCCGTCGAAGGGCTCAGGGAGCGGAGGCCGAGCCCTGCGGATCGGCGTCGCCGGCCCGGTCGGCACCGGCAAGAGCTCGCTGATCGCGCTGCTCTGCCGCGAGCTCGGCACCGAGCTGAGCCTGGCCGTGGTGACCAACGACATCTACACCGACGAGGACGCGCGCTTCCTGCGTTCGGCCGGGGTGCTGGACCCCGAGCGCATCCGTGCGGTGGAGACCGGCGCCTGCCCGCACACCGCCATCCGCGACGACGTCACGCAGAACCTGCTCGCCGTCGAGGACCTCGAGCGCGACTTCGCGCCGGTCGACGTCGTGCTCGTCGAGTCGGGCGGCGACAACCTGACCGCGACCTTCTCGCCCGCGCTGGTCGACGCGCAGTTCTTCGTGCTGGACGTCGCCGGCGGGGGAGACGTGGCCCGCAAGGGCGGCCCGGGCATCGGCCGCGCCGACGCCCTCGTGGTCAACAAGACCGACCTGGCGCCGTACGTCGGCGTCGACGTGGAGCAGATGGTCGCCGACGCCGAGGCCGCGCGCGAGGGCCGTACGGTCCTCCCGCTCAGCCGGCTCGACCCGGCCTCGGTCGCCCGGGTCAGGGCGTGGGTGCTGCACACGCTCGAGCAGTTCCGCAGCGGAGAGCACGTCGCGCAGGACCCGGGGCCGATGGCGCCGCACTTCCACGCGGAGACGGGCGAGACGCACAGCCACGCGCACGACCACGAGCACGCGCACTGA
- a CDS encoding urease accessory protein UreF, whose protein sequence is MTAEYLSLLLADGRLPTGAHTQSAGVEPALRHGMRVDEVPAYLRVRLATVTEVEAAAAVVAGRAWTGRTPAGAVVDALRAVDRAWRVRTLSDALREASDLLGRSYLRTAAAVWDLRPLAAAPGPWCRAVVIGVVAAEAGLDAEQTARLVAYEDVQTVVAAALKLEPFDPALGVRWAADAAVGVEALVARVADVRTPDDIPAHSALLVEEWGQHHRTSERRLFRA, encoded by the coding sequence ATGACGGCCGAGTACCTCTCGCTGCTGCTGGCCGACGGCCGGCTGCCGACCGGCGCGCACACGCAGTCGGCGGGCGTCGAGCCCGCGCTGCGTCACGGCATGCGCGTCGACGAGGTCCCGGCCTACCTGCGCGTGCGGCTGGCCACCGTGACCGAGGTCGAGGCCGCCGCGGCCGTCGTCGCCGGCCGCGCGTGGACGGGCCGGACGCCGGCAGGGGCCGTCGTCGACGCGCTGCGCGCGGTCGACCGTGCCTGGCGGGTCCGGACGCTGTCCGACGCGCTCCGGGAGGCGTCGGACCTGCTCGGGCGCAGCTACCTCCGCACGGCCGCCGCCGTGTGGGACCTGCGGCCCCTCGCCGCCGCGCCGGGCCCGTGGTGCCGCGCCGTCGTGATCGGGGTCGTCGCCGCCGAGGCCGGGCTCGACGCCGAGCAGACCGCGCGCCTCGTCGCGTACGAGGACGTCCAGACCGTCGTCGCCGCGGCGCTCAAGCTGGAGCCCTTCGACCCGGCCCTCGGCGTCCGTTGGGCGGCCGACGCAGCCGTCGGCGTCGAGGCCCTGGTCGCGCGCGTGGCCGACGTCCGCACTCCCGACGACATCCCTGCCCACAGCGCCCTCCTCGTCGAGGAGTGGGGCCAGCACCACCGTACGAGCGAGAGGCGGCTGTTCCGTGCCTGA
- a CDS encoding urease subunit alpha: protein MRISRDAYAAIFGPTAGDQIRLGDTDLWIEIEQDLTVGGEESVFGGGKSIRESGNQSLVTSAEGALDTVITNVVVLDHWGIVRADVGIRHGRIVGVGRSGNPDIADGVDPALVIGPGTDVISGEGKILTAGGFDSHVHLLSPSQVHEALAAGLTTLGGGGTGPSEGSKATTVTPGAWHLEQAHRSLDDLPVNVLLLGKGNTVSAAAFEEQALAGAGGYKVHEDWGSTPAAVDAALRGAEEWGLQVALHSDSLNESGFVASTVAAIGGRSISAFHVEGAGGGHAPDILTIAGLPHVLPGSTNPTLPHTVNTVAEHLDMLMVCHHLNPAVPEDLAFAESRIRATTIAAEDHLHDLGAISITSSDAQAMGRIGEVVTRTWQVAHVMKHVRGELSGGLPADNFRARRYVAKYTINPAISHGVDHEIGSVEVGKLADLVLWDPRFFGVRPSVVIKGGGIVVGALGDPNASIPTPQPVLMRPALYHSSGAARSQSYVAQAALDTGLAERLGLRHELVACRSTRDVGKAQMIMNDALPVIEVDAETHAITVDGSLITPAPASVLPLAQLYAMF, encoded by the coding sequence GTGCGCATCTCCCGCGACGCGTACGCGGCGATCTTCGGCCCGACCGCCGGCGACCAGATCCGGCTCGGCGACACCGACCTGTGGATCGAGATCGAGCAGGACCTGACCGTCGGCGGCGAGGAGTCGGTCTTCGGCGGCGGCAAGTCGATCCGGGAGTCGGGCAACCAGTCGCTGGTCACCTCGGCCGAGGGCGCCCTCGACACGGTGATCACCAACGTGGTCGTGCTCGACCACTGGGGGATCGTGCGCGCCGACGTCGGCATCCGCCACGGCCGCATCGTCGGCGTCGGGCGCAGCGGCAACCCCGACATCGCCGACGGCGTCGACCCCGCGCTGGTCATCGGTCCGGGCACCGACGTGATCTCCGGCGAGGGCAAGATCCTCACCGCGGGCGGGTTCGACAGCCACGTGCACCTGCTGTCGCCGTCGCAGGTCCACGAGGCGCTGGCCGCGGGGCTCACGACCCTGGGCGGCGGGGGCACCGGCCCCTCGGAGGGGTCGAAGGCCACCACGGTGACGCCCGGCGCCTGGCACCTCGAGCAGGCGCACCGCTCCCTCGACGACCTGCCGGTCAACGTGCTGCTGCTCGGCAAGGGCAACACGGTCTCCGCCGCTGCGTTCGAGGAGCAGGCGCTGGCCGGCGCGGGCGGGTACAAGGTGCACGAGGACTGGGGCTCGACCCCGGCCGCGGTCGACGCCGCCCTGCGCGGCGCGGAGGAGTGGGGCCTGCAGGTCGCGCTGCACTCCGACTCGCTCAACGAGTCGGGGTTCGTCGCGTCGACGGTCGCGGCGATCGGCGGGCGCAGCATCTCCGCCTTCCACGTCGAGGGCGCCGGCGGCGGGCACGCGCCCGACATCCTCACCATCGCCGGGCTGCCGCACGTGCTGCCCGGCTCGACGAACCCGACCCTGCCGCACACGGTCAACACCGTCGCCGAGCACCTCGACATGCTCATGGTCTGCCACCACCTCAACCCCGCGGTGCCGGAGGACCTGGCCTTCGCCGAGTCGCGCATCCGCGCCACGACGATCGCCGCCGAGGACCACCTGCACGACCTCGGAGCCATCTCGATCACGTCCTCCGACGCGCAGGCGATGGGGCGCATCGGCGAGGTGGTCACGCGGACGTGGCAGGTCGCGCACGTGATGAAGCACGTCCGCGGCGAGCTCTCCGGCGGCCTGCCGGCCGACAACTTCCGCGCGCGGCGCTACGTCGCCAAGTACACGATCAACCCGGCGATCAGCCACGGCGTCGACCACGAGATCGGCTCGGTCGAGGTGGGCAAGCTCGCCGACCTGGTGCTCTGGGACCCGCGCTTCTTCGGGGTGCGGCCGAGCGTGGTGATCAAGGGCGGCGGCATCGTCGTCGGCGCGCTCGGCGACCCGAACGCGTCGATCCCCACGCCGCAGCCCGTGCTCATGCGGCCCGCGCTCTACCACTCCAGCGGTGCCGCGCGCTCCCAGTCGTACGTCGCGCAGGCCGCGCTCGACACCGGCCTCGCCGAGCGGCTCGGGCTGCGCCACGAGCTCGTCGCCTGCCGCTCGACCCGCGACGTCGGCAAGGCGCAGATGATCATGAACGACGCGCTGCCCGTGATCGAGGTCGACGCCGAGACGCACGCGATCACCGTCGACGGTTCCTTGATCACGCCCGCGCCGGCGAGCGTGCTGCCGCTGGCCCAGCTCTACGCGATGTTCTGA
- the ureB gene encoding urease subunit beta has translation MAGIATSGPGAYRIAPGEIELNADRGPDERGELVFTNTADRPIQVGSHVHLPDVNPGLDFDRDAASGFRLDIAAGTSVRFEPGASRTVGVVALRGRRSVPGLQVRPEPFVAGAPTSREG, from the coding sequence ATGGCAGGAATCGCGACCTCGGGACCCGGGGCGTACCGGATCGCTCCCGGCGAGATCGAGCTCAACGCCGACCGCGGCCCGGACGAGCGCGGCGAGCTGGTGTTCACCAACACCGCCGACCGGCCGATCCAGGTCGGCTCGCACGTCCACCTGCCCGACGTGAACCCCGGGCTCGACTTCGACCGGGATGCCGCGTCGGGCTTCCGCCTCGACATCGCCGCCGGGACGTCGGTGCGCTTCGAGCCGGGCGCCTCGCGGACGGTGGGCGTCGTGGCGCTGCGGGGTCGACGTTCGGTGCCCGGTCTGCAGGTCCGCCCGGAACCCTTCGTCGCGGGCGCCCCCACGAGCCGGGAGGGCTGA
- a CDS encoding urease subunit gamma, which produces MNLAPSETEKLLMAVAGMVARDRLARGVRLNWPESVALLSTWVVERAREGARVEELMTSGREVLTREQVMDGVAEMMTDVQVEATFPDGRKLVTLHSPIQ; this is translated from the coding sequence ATGAACCTCGCGCCCTCGGAGACCGAGAAGCTGCTGATGGCCGTGGCGGGCATGGTCGCCCGGGACCGGCTGGCCCGCGGGGTGAGGCTCAACTGGCCCGAGTCCGTGGCCCTGCTCAGCACCTGGGTGGTGGAGCGGGCGCGCGAGGGCGCGCGCGTCGAGGAGCTGATGACGAGCGGCCGCGAGGTGCTCACGCGCGAGCAGGTGATGGACGGCGTCGCCGAGATGATGACCGACGTCCAGGTCGAGGCGACCTTCCCCGACGGGCGCAAGCTCGTCACCCTCCACAGCCCGATCCAGTGA
- a CDS encoding oxidoreductase, translating into MPTTLRSAADLPDLSGSTVVVTGATSGIGRATAHALAAANARVVLAVRDTGKGDAVAAALPGETLVRRVDLGDLGSVRRFAAGWDEPIDVLVNNAGISVGKFGRTVDGFERQLGINHLGPFALTNLLLPQITGRVVSLSSQAERMGRLDFDDLGFERRPYKEGAVYAASKLANLLFVAELQRRLAAAGSSVTAVAAHPGLVATAMTGQTTGIARLVTRWFAQAPEDGALPVLLAATGEVPGASLTGPEHLLHMRGGAEVIKRSGQARDAALAARLWTVSEQLTGVSFPL; encoded by the coding sequence ATGCCCACCACCCTTCGTTCAGCCGCCGACCTGCCCGACCTCTCCGGGAGCACGGTCGTCGTGACCGGGGCGACGAGCGGCATCGGCCGTGCGACCGCGCACGCCCTCGCCGCGGCGAACGCCCGCGTCGTGCTGGCGGTGCGCGACACCGGCAAGGGCGACGCGGTCGCCGCCGCCCTGCCGGGGGAGACGCTCGTGCGCAGGGTCGACCTGGGCGACCTCGGGTCGGTCCGACGCTTCGCGGCCGGCTGGGACGAGCCGATCGACGTCCTGGTCAACAACGCCGGGATCTCCGTGGGGAAGTTCGGTCGGACGGTCGACGGCTTCGAGAGGCAGCTCGGCATCAACCACCTGGGTCCGTTCGCGCTGACCAACCTGCTGCTGCCGCAGATCACCGGCCGCGTGGTGTCGCTGTCCTCGCAGGCCGAGCGGATGGGCAGGCTCGACTTCGACGACCTCGGCTTCGAGCGCCGGCCGTACAAGGAGGGCGCGGTCTACGCGGCCTCGAAGCTGGCGAATCTGCTCTTCGTCGCGGAGCTGCAGCGCCGCCTCGCCGCCGCCGGCTCGTCGGTCACCGCAGTCGCCGCGCACCCCGGCCTCGTCGCCACCGCCATGACCGGCCAGACCACCGGGATCGCCCGGCTCGTCACCCGGTGGTTCGCGCAGGCCCCCGAGGACGGTGCCCTGCCGGTCCTGCTCGCCGCCACCGGCGAGGTGCCCGGGGCGTCCCTTACGGGGCCCGAGCACCTGCTCCACATGCGCGGCGGCGCGGAGGTCATCAAGCGGTCGGGGCAGGCCCGGGACGCCGCTCTCGCCGCCCGGCTGTGGACCGTCTCCGAGCAGCTCACAGGCGTCTCCTTCCCCCTCTGA
- a CDS encoding TetR/AcrR family transcriptional regulator: protein MADRPFHHGNLRQVLLERAEAMLRVDGVDALSLRDLARQAGVSHGAPRSHFIDRQALLDALAVRGFDRLTSAIRSALRSEADFDERFRRVARTYVAFAVDDAALMELMFAVKHDGSGLVRDAAAGLFQVLDEALEAEQDGPPAPADVQERFKLLFAATLQGTATLVAARRITADQADRLVDDAVGELLGSALGAQVLGRSGAGPGTRVRGA from the coding sequence GTGGCCGACCGTCCGTTCCACCACGGCAACCTCCGCCAGGTGCTGCTCGAGCGCGCGGAGGCGATGCTGCGGGTCGACGGCGTCGACGCGCTGTCGCTGCGCGACCTCGCGCGCCAGGCCGGGGTCAGCCACGGGGCGCCGCGCAGCCACTTCATCGACCGGCAGGCGCTGCTCGACGCGCTCGCCGTCCGCGGCTTCGACCGGTTGACGAGCGCCATCCGCTCCGCGCTGCGGAGCGAGGCCGACTTCGACGAGCGGTTCCGGCGGGTCGCCCGGACGTACGTCGCGTTCGCGGTGGACGACGCCGCGCTGATGGAGCTGATGTTCGCGGTCAAGCACGACGGGAGCGGGCTGGTGCGTGACGCCGCCGCCGGTCTCTTCCAGGTCCTCGACGAGGCGCTCGAGGCCGAGCAGGACGGTCCACCGGCGCCCGCCGACGTGCAGGAACGGTTCAAGCTCCTCTTCGCCGCCACGTTGCAGGGCACCGCGACGCTGGTCGCGGCGCGCCGGATCACCGCCGACCAGGCCGACCGGCTCGTCGACGACGCGGTGGGCGAGCTGCTGGGCTCGGCGCTCGGGGCACAGGTGCTCGGCCGATCCGGGGCGGGGCCAGGGACCCGGGTGCGGGGCGCGTGA
- a CDS encoding RidA family protein: MPAAHVRLHRSPSLATGVPYAYAASTSTTGRVLFTAGACPLDADGATVAVGDVVGQAEQVMANLRVVLEDAGAGLADVLMTHVYVASTSRDDLTAAWEVVRRHFGDHDAPGTLLGVTVLGWPDQLVEVEAVAVVSAG, translated from the coding sequence ATGCCCGCCGCGCACGTCCGGCTCCACCGGAGCCCGTCCCTCGCCACCGGCGTCCCGTACGCCTACGCGGCGAGCACCTCGACCACCGGACGGGTGCTCTTCACCGCCGGCGCGTGCCCGCTCGACGCCGACGGCGCGACGGTGGCCGTGGGGGACGTCGTGGGCCAGGCCGAGCAGGTCATGGCCAACCTGCGCGTCGTCCTCGAGGACGCGGGCGCCGGTCTCGCCGACGTGCTCATGACCCACGTCTACGTCGCGAGCACCTCGCGCGACGACCTGACGGCCGCCTGGGAGGTCGTGCGCCGCCACTTCGGCGACCACGACGCCCCGGGCACGCTGCTCGGGGTCACCGTGCTCGGCTGGCCCGACCAGCTCGTCGAGGTGGAGGCGGTCGCCGTCGTCAGCGCCGGGTGA
- a CDS encoding sulfite exporter TauE/SafE family protein — protein MSATAEVVLLLLAGVGAGITGYGAGLASLVSYPALLAVGLSPLAANATNTAALTGVAVGGVSSARQELVGTRARLVRFGAAGLVGGVVGALLLVVLPESTFAAVVPWLVVLGSVVLLLRPWLQHLHGGRVSERGQLAVGAVALLAVYGGYFGAGAGTLVIATLSLVLSEPLARIAALRAVVLGLANLVATLVFVARGLVEWGAAVPLALGMVVGSAVAPRLVRRLPEVVVRVGIAVAGLGLAVFLFTRR, from the coding sequence GTGAGCGCGACGGCCGAGGTCGTCCTGCTGCTCCTCGCCGGCGTGGGCGCCGGCATCACCGGCTACGGCGCCGGGCTCGCCTCGCTGGTCTCCTACCCCGCGCTGCTCGCGGTCGGGCTGTCCCCGCTGGCGGCCAACGCCACCAACACGGCGGCCCTCACGGGGGTCGCCGTGGGTGGGGTCTCCTCGGCGCGCCAGGAGCTCGTCGGCACACGGGCGCGGCTGGTCCGGTTCGGTGCGGCGGGGCTCGTCGGCGGTGTCGTGGGCGCGCTGCTGCTGGTCGTCCTGCCGGAGTCGACCTTCGCCGCGGTGGTGCCGTGGCTGGTGGTCCTCGGGTCGGTGGTGCTGCTGCTGCGGCCCTGGCTCCAGCACCTCCACGGCGGGCGCGTGTCCGAGCGCGGCCAGCTGGCCGTGGGCGCGGTGGCGCTGCTCGCCGTCTACGGCGGCTACTTCGGCGCGGGCGCGGGCACGCTCGTGATCGCGACCCTCTCGCTGGTCCTCAGCGAGCCCCTCGCGCGCATCGCCGCCCTCCGCGCGGTCGTGCTCGGGCTGGCCAACCTGGTGGCGACGCTCGTCTTCGTCGCCCGGGGCCTCGTCGAGTGGGGCGCGGCCGTGCCGCTGGCCCTGGGCATGGTCGTCGGCAGCGCGGTCGCGCCGCGCCTGGTGCGCCGCCTGCCCGAGGTCGTCGTCCGCGTCGGCATCGCCGTCGCCGGCCTGGGGCTGGCGGTCTTCCTCTTCACCCGGCGCTGA